A region of Malaclemys terrapin pileata isolate rMalTer1 chromosome 5, rMalTer1.hap1, whole genome shotgun sequence DNA encodes the following proteins:
- the SOD3 gene encoding extracellular superoxide dismutase [Cu-Zn], translating to MFLFLYLVISLGLSASGVVRGEGEADSNGDSPLQDIQKKVNDLWQNLLYPQFINETTNRIGYATCEVKPSSNLDADKPQVTGQVLFRQSYPNGKLEALFDLNGFPSGSNQSGRAIHIHKLGDLSNSCDSTGGHYNPFNVNHPRHPGDFGNFYSKEGKIRKYKPNLLATLFGPYSIMGRSIVIHEQEDDMGKGNNKASLENGNAGRRLACCVIGTCNKNLWEQKFPDITERRKKRITNEHKTTRPN from the coding sequence ATGTTTCTGTTCCTTTACCTGGTCATCAGCCTGGGCCTCTCTGCATCTGGTGTTGTGAGGGGAGAAGGTGAGGCTGATTCCAATGGAGACAGCCCACTTCAAGACATACAGAAAAAAGTGAATGACCTGTGGCAGAATTTACTCTACCCACAGTTCATCAATGAGACGACTAACCGGATCGGTTATGCCACTTGTGAAGTGAAGCCCAGCTCCAATCTAGATGCTGACAAGCCACAGGTGACAGGCCAAGTCTTGTTCAGACAGTCCTACCCAAATGGAAAATTAGAGGCTCTTTTTGACTTGAATGGGTTTCCATCAGGCAGCAATCAGTCTGGCAGAGCTATTCACATCCATAAGCTCGGAGACCTCAGCAACAGCTGTGACTCTACTGGGGGGCACTATAACCCTTTCAACGTGAACCACCCTCGCCATCCAGGGGATTTTGGCAACTTCTACTCTAAAGAAGGCAAAATTAGAAAATACAAGCCAAATCTGCTTGCCACTCTGTTTGGCCCCTACTCCATCATGGGGAGATCCATTGTGATCCATGAGCAGGAAGATGATATGGGCAAGGGTAACAATAAAGCCAGTTTGGAGAATGGAAATGCTGGCAGACGTCTAGCTTGCTGTGTCATTGGGACATGCAACAAGAACTTATGGGAGCAAAAGTTTCCTGACATTacagagaggaggaagaagaggatcaCAAATGAGCACAAAACAACCAGGCCTAACTAA